The following proteins come from a genomic window of Methylorubrum populi:
- a CDS encoding glycosyltransferase family 4 protein gives MPAGARPPDIAPDASDPRPVVVVTGALAPYTHVLYEGLAERLAERDGRALHVLSCTPRERARQWVMPPPRLYRHAVLPGLRWHRSSIRNLYVNPAVVPRLAALRPVALVLNDFSPTMLFASAAARLRRIPTLIRTDGVPETDPGRRSAPHRWLRRAIVSGAVAGIGPSEGSGAVLARYGLPPERFVLSPLFPAWTPPAPPPPDSARRYDLLFCGMLNEEVKGARFFTDVVLGCRERGRPLSVRIAGDGPLRAEMEARFAQAGLAARFDGFLGQEALPEVYASARLFLFPSRGDVWGIVVQEALQSGTPVLASPHSGAARSLLEAHGCGAVRPMVVADWVTATLRLLDDEPLRGDLRRAAERALPSFTAEAAVAGYLDVLEPFLHGRP, from the coding sequence CTCTACGAAGGTCTGGCGGAGCGTCTGGCGGAGCGTGACGGACGCGCCCTGCACGTCCTGTCCTGCACGCCGCGCGAGCGGGCGCGGCAATGGGTGATGCCGCCGCCGCGCCTCTACCGCCACGCGGTGCTGCCGGGCTTGCGCTGGCACCGCTCCTCGATCCGCAACCTCTACGTCAACCCGGCGGTGGTGCCGCGGCTCGCCGCGCTTCGGCCGGTGGCACTCGTGCTCAACGACTTCTCGCCGACCATGCTGTTCGCGAGCGCAGCGGCGCGCCTGCGGCGCATCCCCACCCTGATCCGCACCGACGGGGTGCCCGAGACCGATCCGGGGCGGCGCTCTGCCCCGCATCGCTGGCTGCGCCGTGCCATCGTCTCCGGGGCCGTCGCCGGGATCGGGCCGAGCGAGGGCAGCGGCGCCGTGCTCGCCCGATACGGCTTGCCGCCCGAACGGTTCGTCCTCAGCCCGCTCTTCCCGGCCTGGACGCCACCTGCCCCGCCGCCGCCCGATTCCGCGCGGCGCTACGACCTTCTTTTCTGCGGCATGCTGAACGAGGAGGTGAAGGGCGCCCGCTTCTTCACCGACGTGGTGCTCGGCTGCCGTGAGCGCGGAAGGCCCCTGTCGGTCCGGATCGCGGGCGATGGGCCGCTGCGGGCGGAGATGGAGGCGCGTTTCGCGCAGGCCGGCCTCGCCGCCCGGTTCGACGGCTTCCTCGGCCAGGAGGCGCTGCCCGAGGTCTATGCCTCGGCAAGGCTCTTCCTGTTTCCGAGCCGCGGCGACGTGTGGGGGATCGTCGTGCAGGAGGCGCTCCAGAGCGGGACACCGGTACTGGCCTCGCCCCATTCCGGCGCGGCCCGCAGCCTGCTCGAAGCCCATGGCTGCGGCGCGGTGCGGCCGATGGTCGTGGCGGATTGGGTCACGGCGACCCTGCGGCTCCTCGACGACGAGCCCCTTCGTGGTGACTTGCGGCGCGCGGCCGAACGCGCGCTCCCAAGCTTCACGGCGGAGGCGGCCGTCGCGGGATATCTCGACGTCCTTGAGCCGTTTCTGCACGGACGTCCGTGA
- a CDS encoding right-handed parallel beta-helix repeat-containing protein, whose translation MSLGPLRTLAALVAAVLAGFSVPGLAGRVQAGDPQASLILRVTPTGAAGTGRKDRFADLPQALARVAALRRQGEGRAIVVELEPGTHRITAPVRIGPEHSGTEGAPLILRGAADGSSRLVGSVPLPSAPLPPDLRERLPAVAREAVRAYRLPDALRREPAFRAPRLLRETHPRITEIFDSVGALRPAQWPNIGTSGPDAAWARIATAAPEGLDFTLRDAPPLPDLARERELWAAGFWRWDWLLETLPVARVDHRHRFELEVPPYEGIREGARMRLVHALAALDEAGEWWRDRDSGLLLAWPSPGATELEASLAETLIRAEGARHLRIERLRLERARGDLIVARGGEDIEIRASELSWAAGRAVVFEDVVRGGLSGSAIHDIGASAVRLVGGDRATLRPGSLFVRDTRFSRFSRLSWTQSSAIELDGVGAEASGNLISDAVGYAVYLRGNDHVFRRNEVARLIHGLSDTGAIYAGRDFTARGSIIEDNYVHDIRTVPGMEVKGVYLDDMASGFTIRRNLFVDVQQPVFIGGGSDNTVTRNVFVASSPMVALDARGLTWMKSSLDEADSEFRAAFAAMPLDSPPWRLRFPKLAEALSDHPGVARNNQIIDNVTIGGDLVTLSERAEAGRQIILFNTRLDGPAPPSGDLAALARLVAGRGVALGLDPPAMRRDDLPPSPFTDARP comes from the coding sequence GTGAGCCTCGGGCCGCTCCGGACCCTGGCCGCGCTCGTCGCGGCCGTCCTCGCAGGATTTTCCGTCCCCGGCTTGGCCGGGCGGGTCCAGGCGGGCGATCCGCAGGCATCCCTGATCCTGCGCGTCACCCCCACCGGAGCGGCCGGCACCGGCCGGAAAGACCGCTTCGCGGACCTGCCGCAGGCGCTCGCCCGCGTGGCGGCCCTGCGCCGACAGGGGGAGGGGCGAGCGATCGTCGTGGAACTGGAGCCTGGCACGCACCGCATCACCGCGCCGGTGCGGATCGGCCCCGAACATTCCGGGACTGAAGGGGCGCCGCTGATCCTGCGCGGCGCGGCCGATGGATCGAGCCGGCTCGTCGGCAGCGTGCCCTTGCCGTCCGCGCCGCTGCCGCCGGACCTGCGCGAGCGCCTGCCCGCGGTCGCCCGCGAGGCGGTGCGGGCCTACCGCCTGCCGGATGCGCTGCGCCGGGAGCCGGCCTTCCGCGCCCCGCGGCTCCTGCGTGAGACGCATCCGCGCATCACCGAGATCTTCGATTCCGTCGGTGCCCTGCGGCCGGCGCAGTGGCCGAATATCGGGACGTCCGGTCCGGATGCCGCCTGGGCGAGGATCGCCACCGCCGCCCCCGAAGGCCTGGACTTCACCCTCAGGGACGCACCGCCTCTGCCCGACTTGGCCCGGGAGCGCGAGCTGTGGGCCGCGGGCTTCTGGCGGTGGGACTGGCTGCTCGAAACGCTGCCCGTCGCGCGGGTCGACCACCGCCACCGTTTCGAGTTGGAGGTGCCGCCCTACGAAGGAATCCGCGAGGGCGCCCGGATGCGGCTGGTGCACGCGCTCGCGGCCCTCGACGAGGCCGGCGAATGGTGGCGGGACCGCGACAGCGGCCTGCTGCTCGCTTGGCCCTCCCCCGGCGCGACCGAACTGGAAGCGAGCCTCGCCGAGACGCTGATCCGGGCCGAGGGCGCGCGGCACCTGCGCATCGAGCGGCTCCGGCTGGAGCGCGCCCGCGGCGATCTGATCGTCGCGCGGGGCGGGGAGGACATCGAGATCCGGGCGAGCGAGCTGTCCTGGGCGGCGGGCCGCGCAGTGGTGTTCGAGGATGTCGTTCGGGGCGGCCTCTCCGGCAGCGCGATCCACGATATCGGCGCGAGCGCGGTCCGCCTCGTCGGCGGCGACCGCGCCACCCTCCGGCCTGGCAGCCTGTTCGTGCGCGACACCCGCTTCTCCCGCTTCTCCCGGCTGAGCTGGACCCAGAGTTCGGCGATCGAACTCGACGGCGTGGGCGCGGAGGCGAGCGGGAACCTCATCAGCGACGCGGTCGGCTACGCGGTCTACCTGCGCGGCAACGATCACGTCTTCCGCCGCAACGAGGTCGCCCGCCTGATCCACGGCCTGAGCGACACCGGCGCGATCTATGCCGGCCGCGACTTCACCGCCCGCGGTTCGATCATCGAGGACAATTATGTCCACGACATCCGCACCGTGCCGGGGATGGAGGTGAAGGGCGTCTACCTCGACGACATGGCGAGCGGCTTCACCATCCGGCGCAACCTGTTCGTCGATGTCCAGCAGCCGGTCTTCATCGGCGGCGGCAGCGACAACACTGTCACCCGCAACGTCTTCGTCGCGTCGAGCCCGATGGTGGCGCTCGATGCGCGCGGCCTGACCTGGATGAAGTCATCCCTCGACGAGGCGGATTCGGAATTTCGCGCCGCCTTCGCCGCGATGCCGCTGGACTCGCCGCCCTGGAGGTTGCGCTTTCCGAAGCTCGCGGAGGCGCTCTCCGATCATCCGGGCGTGGCGCGCAACAACCAGATCATCGACAACGTGACCATCGGCGGCGACCTCGTCACCCTCAGCGAACGGGCCGAGGCGGGCCGGCAGATCATCCTGTTCAACACCCGCCTCGACGGCCCAGCACCGCCATCCGGCGACCTCGCGGCGCTCGCCCGTCTCGTGGCCGGGCGCGGCGTCGCGCTCGGGCTGGATCCGCCGGCGATGCGGCGGGACGATCTGCCGCCCTCGCCCTTCACCGACGCGCGGCCCTGA
- a CDS encoding GumC family protein: MPSRFFVGAEPGKPDVTPEPWFLDPREIARALRARWALVLAPVALLLVAAVAWLALVPPLYAAVTQILIDPRGIQVVKDGVTPSDQASDASLLLVDSQIRVLISDDVLRQVVGRFKLDQDPDFVRSASLLETVKGSLSSLLGASGGPSDDRLTALRTLRDRTAARRLERSFVVELAVTTESRQKSADLAQAIAETYLATVSQAQAQVTRKAGEAVAGRLGELQDDLRTAEDKAQKFRAANNLVGTRGQLVSEQALTQLNQQLGAARARAGELRGRLAQIEAVANGRADLNSVTEIVQSTTIAQLRAQLAQIEAARADTVSNLGPRHPTLRTGELQVQTLRNDINAEIRRIAAATRNDYRSALANEASLAATLESRKKEALSVDRSFVRLRELERQVEASRAVYEAFLVRARELQEQQRLDTSTSRIISPASLPARRLGPPIPAIFAAAVAAGLGIGVALALLAVPAAGRIGSRRRLQQLAGLPVVAALPVRARTRTRGRAGGKSLRADTAYDLAVARLGSRLQRDVAAARPTIVLVTSADDRTGKSELARSLAASAALDGQRVLLVDADPEAMISRDLRVTAKRGVAEALRTQSGLGDALVDGPTGVKILPFDDAALSLGTAAYTGALLTAASSFDTVFVDIGLIGTDIAAERLAQDQRFPALLLTASATRSAVSRLRRALDAIGRDPRVHLVMTDADAEA, translated from the coding sequence ATGCCTTCGCGATTCTTCGTCGGCGCCGAGCCGGGCAAGCCCGACGTGACGCCGGAACCCTGGTTCCTCGATCCGCGGGAGATCGCGCGGGCGTTGCGCGCGCGCTGGGCACTCGTGCTCGCCCCCGTGGCCCTGCTCCTCGTGGCGGCGGTGGCGTGGCTCGCCCTGGTGCCGCCGCTCTACGCCGCCGTGACGCAGATCCTGATCGACCCGCGCGGCATCCAGGTGGTCAAGGACGGCGTGACGCCCTCCGATCAGGCGAGTGACGCGAGCCTGCTCCTCGTGGACAGCCAGATCCGCGTCCTGATTTCCGACGACGTCCTGCGGCAGGTCGTGGGTCGCTTCAAGCTCGATCAGGACCCGGACTTCGTCCGCTCCGCTTCGCTGCTGGAAACAGTCAAGGGCAGCCTGTCCTCGCTGCTCGGTGCCTCCGGCGGTCCATCCGACGACCGTCTCACGGCCCTGCGCACCCTGCGCGACCGCACCGCGGCCCGCCGGCTGGAGCGCAGCTTCGTGGTGGAACTCGCCGTCACCACCGAGTCGCGCCAGAAATCCGCAGATCTCGCCCAGGCGATCGCCGAGACCTATCTCGCCACCGTCTCGCAGGCGCAGGCGCAGGTTACCCGCAAGGCCGGCGAGGCGGTAGCCGGTCGGCTCGGCGAATTGCAGGACGATCTGCGCACGGCCGAGGACAAAGCGCAGAAGTTCCGCGCCGCCAACAATCTCGTCGGCACCCGCGGCCAGCTCGTCAGCGAACAGGCGCTGACCCAGCTCAACCAGCAGCTCGGCGCCGCGCGCGCCCGGGCCGGCGAGCTGCGCGGGCGCCTTGCCCAGATCGAGGCGGTCGCCAACGGGCGAGCCGATCTCAACTCGGTGACCGAGATCGTCCAGTCCACGACCATCGCCCAGCTGCGCGCCCAGCTCGCCCAGATCGAGGCGGCGCGCGCCGACACGGTGTCCAACCTCGGGCCGCGCCACCCCACCCTGCGCACCGGCGAGCTGCAGGTGCAGACCCTGCGCAACGACATCAACGCCGAGATCCGGCGCATCGCCGCGGCGACCCGGAACGACTACCGCTCGGCGCTCGCCAACGAGGCCTCGCTCGCCGCTACCCTGGAGAGCCGCAAGAAGGAGGCCCTGTCCGTCGACAGGAGCTTCGTGCGCCTGCGCGAGCTGGAGCGGCAGGTCGAGGCGAGCCGCGCGGTCTACGAGGCCTTCCTCGTCCGCGCCCGCGAACTGCAGGAGCAGCAGCGCCTCGACACCTCGACCTCGCGCATCATTTCGCCGGCCTCGCTCCCGGCCCGCCGGCTCGGCCCGCCGATCCCGGCGATCTTCGCGGCGGCGGTAGCGGCCGGGCTCGGCATCGGCGTTGCGCTCGCGCTCCTCGCGGTCCCGGCTGCCGGGCGGATCGGTTCCCGCCGCCGGCTCCAGCAACTCGCCGGCCTCCCGGTCGTCGCGGCGCTGCCGGTCCGGGCGCGGACCCGCACGCGGGGCCGGGCCGGCGGCAAGTCCCTGCGCGCCGACACCGCCTACGACCTCGCCGTGGCGCGCCTCGGAAGCCGGCTCCAGCGCGACGTCGCGGCCGCGCGACCGACGATCGTCCTCGTCACCTCGGCGGATGACCGGACCGGCAAATCGGAGCTGGCGCGCAGCCTCGCCGCCTCGGCCGCGCTCGACGGCCAGCGGGTGCTCCTCGTCGATGCCGATCCGGAGGCGATGATCTCGCGCGATCTGCGGGTCACGGCCAAGCGTGGCGTCGCCGAAGCGCTGCGGACGCAGTCGGGGCTCGGCGACGCGCTGGTGGACGGGCCGACCGGGGTCAAGATCCTGCCTTTCGACGACGCGGCCCTGAGCCTCGGCACCGCGGCCTATACCGGCGCGCTCCTGACGGCGGCCTCGTCCTTCGACACGGTCTTCGTTGATATCGGGCTGATCGGCACCGACATCGCCGCCGAGCGCCTCGCCCAGGACCAGCGCTTCCCCGCGCTGCTGCTGACGGCGAGCGCCACCCGCAGCGCCGTCAGCCGGCTGCGGCGGGCGCTCGATGCCATCGGCCGCGACCCGCGGGTGCATCTCGTCATGACCGACGCGGACGCCGAGGCGTGA
- a CDS encoding O-antigen ligase family protein, translated as MLNLLLVVAVVVWFALLYPLARHRLETRLGPLNGPVAVPFALMSVFALLPLVFNVPRDDGNAVLDQGLTASNIALVAMTGLTGLYLAIRIAVDRRVLLVAFSMPYLPFTLMILVNGVSTAWSIVPTYTVYRTVELAIFTLASILIFDRSDIERRLPNLFAAFIVLWLIATAPIILDNLAHGIVFSSAKHNLVPYLCATYAFLVIFDDRIRHRAPHLLLAFAGFVIAGSAASTASLVAAVPGLMVASHHRRLRLLGYAGFTVYLTLFVVLMGGLSAFPALLDVISTVLQKPPEELADATGRGTFWPVFIEATKDRFVGAGYAAGDRFIQLLIPTTALAETLARDAVFISSSHNMLLSAWAGTGIIGIGLCAMVLGAAMRWGMKLDRAGRRLVATCVFFLILNGMTTPGIFQDWNINVLTFVGLLAYARIGALRREPAEALAADTASFDFRRAAPA; from the coding sequence ATGCTGAATCTCCTCTTGGTCGTCGCCGTGGTGGTCTGGTTCGCGCTGCTCTACCCGCTGGCGCGCCACCGTCTCGAGACCCGGCTGGGACCGCTGAACGGACCCGTCGCGGTGCCCTTCGCCCTGATGTCGGTCTTCGCGCTGCTGCCGCTCGTCTTCAACGTCCCGCGGGACGACGGGAATGCCGTGCTGGACCAGGGGCTCACGGCCTCCAACATCGCCCTCGTCGCCATGACAGGCCTGACTGGGCTCTATCTCGCCATCCGCATCGCCGTCGACCGGCGCGTCCTGCTGGTGGCGTTCTCGATGCCGTACCTGCCATTCACGCTGATGATCCTCGTGAACGGCGTCAGCACCGCGTGGTCGATCGTGCCGACCTACACGGTCTACCGCACGGTCGAGCTGGCGATCTTCACGCTCGCCTCGATCCTGATCTTCGACCGAAGCGACATCGAGCGGCGGCTGCCCAACCTCTTCGCGGCGTTCATCGTCCTCTGGCTGATCGCCACGGCGCCGATCATCCTCGACAACCTCGCGCACGGGATCGTCTTCTCGTCGGCCAAGCACAACCTCGTCCCCTATCTCTGCGCGACCTACGCCTTCCTCGTCATCTTCGACGACCGCATCCGCCACCGGGCCCCCCACCTCCTGCTGGCCTTCGCCGGCTTCGTCATCGCCGGCTCGGCGGCGAGCACCGCCTCGCTCGTGGCGGCGGTGCCCGGCCTGATGGTGGCATCGCACCACCGGCGGCTGCGCCTCCTCGGCTATGCCGGGTTCACCGTCTACCTGACCCTGTTCGTCGTGCTGATGGGCGGCCTGTCCGCCTTCCCGGCGCTCCTCGACGTGATCTCGACCGTGCTGCAGAAGCCGCCGGAGGAGCTCGCCGACGCCACCGGCCGCGGAACCTTCTGGCCGGTCTTCATCGAGGCGACCAAGGACCGCTTCGTCGGCGCCGGCTACGCGGCTGGCGACCGCTTCATCCAGCTCCTGATCCCGACCACGGCGCTGGCGGAGACGCTGGCCCGGGACGCGGTGTTCATCTCGAGCTCGCACAACATGCTGCTGAGCGCCTGGGCCGGCACCGGCATAATCGGGATCGGCCTCTGCGCGATGGTGCTGGGGGCGGCGATGCGCTGGGGTATGAAGCTCGACCGCGCCGGGCGCCGGCTCGTCGCCACCTGCGTGTTCTTCCTGATCCTCAACGGCATGACGACACCGGGCATCTTTCAGGACTGGAACATCAACGTGCTGACCTTCGTGGGCCTGCTGGCCTATGCCCGCATCGGCGCCCTGCGCCGCGAGCCGGCGGAGGCGCTCGCGGCGGACACGGCTTCCTTCGACTTTCGACGGGCGGCGCCCGCATGA
- a CDS encoding SDR family NAD(P)-dependent oxidoreductase — protein MSDELKTGRLVVVTGASRGLGLATAATLAADGFRVVALARRPSEALEAAQAAAGPGRIKFMAGDLGEIDALQPLAQRIRAEHGPVYGLVNNAALGTPGLLTTMPASKIAELVHLNTLAPMVLTKYLARGMMTAGAGRIVNVSSIIAFTGYNALSVYAATKASMIGFTKSLAREVGRLGVTVNAVAPGFIETAMTGEMDEAERGRVANRSALKRLAEPQDVADAVAYLMSDRARNITGTVLTIDAGSTA, from the coding sequence GTGAGCGACGAACTCAAGACCGGACGCCTCGTCGTCGTCACGGGGGCGAGCCGCGGGCTCGGCCTCGCCACCGCCGCGACGCTCGCCGCCGACGGGTTTCGCGTGGTGGCGCTCGCCCGGCGCCCGAGCGAGGCGCTGGAGGCGGCACAAGCGGCGGCCGGTCCCGGCCGGATCAAATTCATGGCCGGCGATCTCGGCGAGATCGACGCGCTGCAGCCGCTCGCGCAACGAATCCGGGCCGAGCACGGGCCAGTCTACGGCCTCGTCAACAACGCCGCGCTCGGCACGCCGGGCCTGCTCACGACGATGCCGGCGAGCAAGATCGCCGAACTCGTCCACCTCAACACCCTCGCGCCGATGGTGCTGACCAAGTATCTCGCCCGCGGGATGATGACGGCCGGCGCCGGCCGGATCGTCAATGTCAGCTCGATCATCGCGTTCACCGGCTACAACGCGCTCTCGGTCTACGCCGCGACCAAGGCCTCGATGATCGGCTTCACCAAGTCGCTCGCCCGCGAAGTCGGCCGGCTCGGCGTGACGGTGAACGCGGTGGCGCCGGGCTTCATCGAGACGGCGATGACCGGCGAGATGGACGAGGCCGAGCGCGGCCGCGTGGCCAACCGCAGCGCCCTCAAGCGGCTGGCCGAGCCGCAGGACGTGGCCGACGCCGTCGCCTACCTGATGTCAGACCGAGCCCGGAACATCACCGGCACGGTCCTCACCATCGATGCCGGCAGCACGGCGTGA
- a CDS encoding AMP-binding protein, with protein MILRERLLAAGGLDDLFLSDHRTERNLAGIVSGGRDAHATAALAGRRVLLAVGGQMASARAMIALDGLAARLALVPPKLAPEHIARIALDAEAEICVTDAEGLPADALPGLPRIDAEEAFRAAAETPRETEWALATSGTTGAPKLVAHTLEGLAGGINTAATPEPGTVWSTFYDIRRYGGLQVLLRAMLGPSSLVLSEASEPVRDYLVRVGERQVSHILGTPSHWRLALMSAALDRLSPRYVRLSGEIADQTILDALRGAFPQARIAHAYASTEGGVGFTVEDGQEGFPAALIGTRAGIEITVREDSLFVRSSRTGRRYLGAAPEALIAADGFIDTGDLVERRGERYHFLGRRSGVINVGGAKVQPEEVETVINVFPGVSMSRVRARPNPILGAVVEAEVVLRADAGADQATLKKAIIAHCRPRLAGHKVPASVKFVDALPITSGGKLVRRGA; from the coding sequence ATGATCCTGCGCGAGAGACTTCTGGCGGCGGGCGGTCTCGACGACCTGTTCCTGTCCGATCACCGCACCGAGCGGAATCTCGCCGGGATCGTCTCCGGCGGGCGCGACGCGCACGCGACCGCGGCGCTGGCCGGCCGCCGGGTGCTGCTCGCCGTGGGCGGGCAGATGGCGTCCGCCCGCGCCATGATCGCGCTGGACGGCCTCGCCGCCCGGCTCGCCCTCGTCCCGCCGAAGCTCGCGCCGGAGCACATCGCCCGAATCGCCCTCGATGCCGAGGCCGAGATCTGCGTCACCGACGCGGAAGGGCTTCCCGCGGACGCCCTGCCGGGCCTGCCCCGCATCGACGCCGAGGAGGCTTTTCGCGCAGCCGCGGAGACGCCGCGCGAGACGGAATGGGCTCTGGCCACCTCCGGGACGACCGGGGCGCCGAAGCTCGTCGCCCACACCCTCGAAGGGCTGGCCGGCGGCATCAACACCGCCGCGACCCCGGAGCCCGGCACGGTGTGGAGCACCTTCTACGACATCCGCCGCTACGGCGGGTTGCAGGTCCTCCTGCGGGCGATGCTCGGGCCGTCCTCGCTCGTGCTCTCCGAGGCGAGCGAGCCGGTGCGCGACTATCTCGTCCGTGTCGGCGAACGACAGGTCAGCCACATCCTCGGCACGCCCTCGCATTGGCGCTTGGCCCTGATGAGCGCGGCGCTCGACCGGCTGAGCCCCCGCTACGTTCGGCTCTCGGGCGAGATTGCCGACCAGACCATCCTCGATGCCCTGCGCGGCGCCTTCCCGCAGGCGCGCATCGCCCATGCCTACGCCTCGACCGAGGGCGGCGTCGGCTTCACCGTCGAGGACGGGCAGGAAGGCTTCCCGGCCGCCCTGATCGGGACGCGCGCCGGAATTGAGATCACCGTGCGCGAGGACAGCCTGTTCGTGCGCTCATCCCGCACCGGCCGGCGCTATCTCGGCGCGGCGCCCGAGGCGCTGATCGCCGCCGACGGCTTCATCGATACCGGCGACCTCGTGGAGCGGCGCGGCGAGCGCTACCACTTCCTCGGCCGGCGCAGCGGCGTGATCAATGTCGGCGGCGCCAAGGTGCAGCCGGAAGAGGTCGAGACCGTCATCAACGTCTTCCCCGGCGTGTCGATGTCCCGCGTGCGCGCCCGGCCGAACCCGATCCTCGGTGCCGTGGTCGAGGCGGAGGTGGTGCTGCGCGCCGATGCGGGCGCGGATCAGGCAACCCTCAAGAAGGCGATCATCGCCCATTGCCGCCCGCGGCTTGCCGGCCACAAGGTTCCGGCGAGCGTGAAATTCGTCGACGCGCTGCCGATCACCTCGGGCGGCAAGCTGGTGCGGAGGGGCGCGTGA
- a CDS encoding acyl carrier protein → MSLRSTVFAEIAAIAAEQEKRMPPITDDLVMLDTEFDSLCFALLVARMEDLTGADPFSEMDASDLPVTVGDLVALYDRAATRLAA, encoded by the coding sequence ATGTCCCTGCGTTCCACCGTCTTCGCCGAGATCGCCGCCATCGCCGCCGAGCAGGAGAAGCGGATGCCGCCGATCACCGACGACCTCGTGATGCTCGACACCGAGTTCGACTCGCTCTGCTTCGCCCTGCTGGTGGCGCGGATGGAGGATCTCACCGGCGCCGACCCGTTCAGCGAGATGGACGCCTCCGACCTGCCGGTGACGGTGGGCGACCTCGTCGCCCTCTACGACCGCGCCGCGACCCGTCTGGCGGCCTGA
- a CDS encoding alpha/beta hydrolase: MPLDPHVSRFLDMMALGSSDGIALDARREAIRGLARLAGLTAESVGGCDLVLPGPAGPLGARLYAPEGGEGSEGSPGLIYLHGGGLVTGDLDTHDGICRVLAEGGSVRVVSIDYRLAPEHPFPAALDDALAAADWVAAHADELGIDPARLGIGGDSAGAGLAARVCQERRGGTIRAQLLICPVLDVHGAPASRRDFARGYFLDEATIQGDLAACGPAAAAPSPRLSPLREADLAGLPPARIHTAEYDPVRDEGAAYAARLQRAGVGAAHTCHAGMIHFFYGLGRLVPRGRPILSDIARDFGECLRGASSQPVLAAHP; this comes from the coding sequence ATGCCGCTCGATCCGCATGTCAGCCGCTTCCTCGACATGATGGCGCTCGGGAGCTCGGACGGCATCGCCCTGGACGCCCGCCGGGAAGCGATCCGCGGGCTTGCGCGCCTCGCCGGGCTGACGGCGGAGAGCGTGGGAGGCTGCGATCTCGTCCTGCCGGGTCCGGCCGGGCCGCTCGGCGCGCGGCTCTACGCGCCGGAGGGCGGCGAGGGTAGCGAGGGCAGTCCCGGCCTGATCTACCTGCACGGCGGCGGGTTGGTGACCGGCGACCTCGACACCCATGACGGGATCTGCCGGGTTCTGGCCGAAGGCGGCTCGGTCCGCGTCGTCTCGATCGATTACCGGCTTGCGCCGGAACATCCGTTCCCGGCCGCCCTCGACGACGCGCTGGCGGCGGCCGATTGGGTAGCCGCCCATGCGGACGAACTGGGAATTGATCCGGCCCGCCTCGGGATCGGCGGCGATTCCGCCGGCGCGGGACTGGCGGCGCGGGTCTGCCAGGAGCGGCGCGGTGGCACGATCCGCGCGCAGCTCCTGATCTGCCCGGTGCTCGATGTGCACGGCGCCCCCGCCTCGCGCCGCGACTTCGCCCGCGGCTACTTTCTCGACGAAGCGACGATCCAGGGCGATCTCGCCGCCTGCGGCCCCGCGGCCGCCGCGCCCTCGCCCCGGCTCTCGCCCCTGCGGGAGGCGGACCTCGCCGGCCTGCCGCCGGCCCGCATCCATACCGCCGAATACGATCCCGTCCGCGACGAGGGCGCGGCCTATGCCGCGCGCCTGCAGCGGGCGGGGGTCGGCGCCGCCCACACCTGCCACGCCGGCATGATCCACTTCTTCTACGGCCTCGGGCGGCTCGTGCCGCGCGGCCGACCGATCCTGTCGGACATCGCCCGCGACTTCGGCGAATGCCTTCGCGGCGCGTCCAGCCAGCCCGTCCTTGCAGCCCATCCTTGA
- a CDS encoding amino acid--[acyl-carrier-protein] ligase, with protein sequence MNMPVMNAPASPPATDPLDALFDAMFKPMNAQGVYARTGAYESVVEALAAFISARREADTEVFRFPPVMSRAHLERHGYLKSFPNLLGCVSCLEGTETEIRASADKHLAGGDWTADLQTADLVLTPAACYPVYPIAAARGAVPVTGYRFDVACDCFRREPSRHLDRLQSFRMREYVRIGTPEQIVAFRESWIATATAMADELGLPYTVETASDPFFGRLGQIMAFSQLEQALKFELLIPLRGAAAGTACMSFNYHREHFGTTWGLNLEDGEPAHTGCVAFGMDRLAVALFATHGASIEAWPAAIRSALKL encoded by the coding sequence ATGAACATGCCCGTGATGAACGCGCCGGCCTCGCCGCCCGCGACCGATCCGCTCGACGCCCTGTTCGACGCGATGTTCAAGCCGATGAACGCGCAAGGCGTCTACGCCCGCACCGGCGCCTACGAGTCGGTGGTGGAAGCGCTGGCCGCCTTCATCTCGGCCCGGCGCGAGGCCGACACGGAAGTGTTCCGCTTCCCGCCCGTCATGAGCCGGGCGCATCTGGAGCGGCACGGCTACCTCAAGAGCTTCCCGAACCTTCTCGGCTGCGTCTCCTGCCTCGAAGGCACCGAGACCGAGATCCGTGCCTCGGCCGACAAGCATCTCGCCGGCGGCGACTGGACCGCGGACCTGCAGACGGCCGACCTCGTGCTGACCCCGGCCGCCTGCTACCCGGTCTACCCGATCGCCGCCGCCCGCGGCGCGGTGCCCGTCACCGGCTACCGCTTCGATGTCGCCTGCGACTGCTTCCGCCGCGAGCCCTCGCGCCATCTCGACCGGCTGCAATCCTTCCGGATGCGCGAATACGTCCGCATCGGCACGCCGGAGCAGATCGTCGCCTTCCGCGAGAGCTGGATCGCGACCGCCACCGCCATGGCCGACGAACTCGGGCTTCCCTACACGGTGGAGACCGCGAGCGATCCGTTCTTCGGCCGGCTCGGCCAGATCATGGCCTTCAGCCAGCTCGAACAGGCGCTGAAGTTCGAGCTGCTGATCCCGCTCCGGGGGGCTGCCGCCGGCACCGCCTGCATGAGCTTCAATTATCACCGCGAGCATTTCGGCACGACCTGGGGCCTGAACCTGGAGGACGGCGAGCCGGCCCATACCGGCTGCGTCGCCTTCGGCATGGACCGTCTCGCGGTGGCCCTGTTCGCCACCCACGGCGCCAGCATCGAGGCGTGGCCGGCCGCAATCCGCTCCGCGCTGAAGCTCTGA